One stretch of candidate division WOR-3 bacterium DNA includes these proteins:
- a CDS encoding thioredoxin family protein has protein sequence MKIQIAGPGCPRCQATEKNLKDACAELGIAADISHLYDIKEFAKLGVLMTPAVIIDGKVVISGKVPTVEEIKKILSELKKED, from the coding sequence ATGAAGATCCAGATTGCGGGACCTGGTTGCCCGAGATGTCAGGCAACCGAGAAGAATCTGAAAGACGCCTGTGCGGAATTGGGTATCGCCGCTGATATCTCCCATCTCTATGATATCAAGGAGTTCGCCAAGTTGGGTGTCTTAATGACCCCAGCGGTGATTATTGACGGCAAGGTCGTAATCTCGGGGAAGGTGCCAACCGTAGAAGAGATAAAGAAAATTCTTTCGGAATTAAAGAAGGAAGATTAG